From the Magnetococcales bacterium genome, the window ATTTTCCAGGAGAAATGCTATGGACCCGACCGATTTCCAGAAATGGCTGGCGCAGGCTGACTTGCTGACTCCAAATCAACGACAAAGAGCCGTTGATGCGCTGATGCTTCCTGACCCAAGCAGGGCCAGTCACGACGTGATCGAGGAGCGGATCGCTGATGAAAGGCGTTGCCCGAGATGTGATATGCCAGGGGCGAGCCTGCACGGAATGGCCAATGGTCTGCAACGTTATCGGTGTAACCATTGTAGGCGTACTTTCAATGCGTTGACCGGTACCCACTTGGCAGGACTCCGAAAAAAGGAGAAATGGCTTGAGTATTCGGAAGCGTTGAAGGACGGTGCGACAATTGAGAAGTCTGCGGAGCGTTGTGGCGTGGCTACGACTACGGCATTCCGTTGGAGACATCGATTTTTGAAGAACTTCATGAACGACAAGGCGACCAAGTTGTCCGGGATCGCTGAAGCCGACGAGACATATTTCTTGGAGTCTTTCAAAGGCCGAAGGGATTTGACTCGACTCGCCCGGAAAAGGGGAGGAAAGGCCACCAAACCGGGGCTTTCCTCTGAACAGGTCCCTGTTTTGATCGCCAGGGACCGTAATGGCGAGACGTTCGACACGGTTCTGGAGAAGGCTGATGCCGAGCATCTTGGTATGGCGCTGGTTCCTATTCTTGGCAAGGATACCCTTCTTTGTACGGATGGAAGCAAAACCATGAAATCCATGGCAAAAAAATCTGGAATCGCCCACCAAGCATTGAACATCAAGGCCGGAGTCAGGGTGAAAGAACGGATTTTTCATGTCCAGAACGTCAACGCTTATGACAGTCGGTTGAAGGGATGGATGCACAAGTTCAACGGAGTTGCGACCAGATATCTGGGCAGCTACCTTGGATGGAGACGGTTCCTTGAGCGTCACAAAGAGGAGTCAAACAACCCGAAATCGTGGTTGATCGCGGCTGTTGG encodes:
- a CDS encoding IS1595 family transposase → MDPTDFQKWLAQADLLTPNQRQRAVDALMLPDPSRASHDVIEERIADERRCPRCDMPGASLHGMANGLQRYRCNHCRRTFNALTGTHLAGLRKKEKWLEYSEALKDGATIEKSAERCGVATTTAFRWRHRFLKNFMNDKATKLSGIAEADETYFLESFKGRRDLTRLARKRGGKATKPGLSSEQVPVLIARDRNGETFDTVLEKADAEHLGMALVPILGKDTLLCTDGSKTMKSMAKKSGIAHQALNIKAGVRVKERIFHVQNVNAYDSRLKGWMHKFNGVATRYLGSYLGWRRFLERHKEESNNPKSWLIAAVGPVQR